The following are from one region of the Pseudomonas putida genome:
- the ettA gene encoding energy-dependent translational throttle protein EttA gives MAQYVYTMHRLSKVVPPKREILKNISLSFFPGAKIGVLGLNGAGKSTLLRIMAGVDKEFDGEARPMPDINVGYLPQEPQLDPNKSVREVVEEAVSVIKDAQARLDEVYAAYAEPDADFDKLAAEQAKLEAILQAADGHNLERQLDVAADALRLPAWDARIEHLSGGEKRRVALCRLLLSAPDMLLLDEPTNHLDADSVAWLERFLHDFPGTVVAITHDRYFLDNVAGWILELDRGAGIPYEGNYSGWLEAKSERLAQEYKQQSAHEKAMKEELEWVRKGAKARQSKSKARLQRFEEMQSQEFQKRSETNEIYIPAGPRLGDKVIEFKNVTKGYGDRVLIDNLSFSMPKGAIVGVIGGNGAGKSTLFRMLMGKEQPDSGTIEIGETVQLACVDQSREDLDGSKTVFQQISDGSDMIRIGNYEIPSRTYVGRFNFKGGDQQKFVKDLSGGERGRLHLALTLKEGGNVLLLDEPSNDLDVETLRSLEEALLDFPGAAIVISHDRWFLDRVATHILAYEDDSNVVFFEGNYTEYEADRKKRLGDAAAQPHRVRHKKLAQ, from the coding sequence GGGAAATTCTCAAGAACATTTCCCTGTCGTTCTTCCCGGGCGCCAAGATCGGCGTGCTCGGCCTGAACGGCGCCGGTAAATCGACCCTGCTGCGGATCATGGCGGGCGTCGACAAGGAATTCGACGGCGAAGCCCGTCCGATGCCCGACATCAACGTTGGCTACCTGCCGCAGGAACCGCAACTGGACCCGAACAAGTCGGTGCGCGAAGTGGTCGAGGAAGCGGTCAGCGTGATCAAGGACGCCCAGGCGCGTCTGGACGAGGTCTACGCGGCCTACGCCGAACCGGATGCCGACTTCGACAAGCTGGCCGCCGAGCAGGCCAAGCTGGAAGCCATCCTGCAGGCCGCCGACGGCCACAACCTGGAGCGCCAGCTGGACGTTGCTGCCGACGCCCTGCGCCTGCCGGCCTGGGACGCGCGCATCGAGCACCTGTCCGGTGGCGAGAAGCGCCGCGTGGCCCTGTGCCGCCTGCTGCTGTCGGCCCCCGACATGCTGCTGCTGGACGAACCGACCAACCACCTGGATGCCGACTCGGTGGCCTGGCTGGAGCGCTTCCTGCACGACTTCCCGGGCACCGTGGTAGCCATTACCCACGACCGTTACTTCCTCGACAACGTCGCCGGCTGGATCCTGGAACTGGACCGCGGCGCCGGCATCCCGTACGAAGGCAACTACTCGGGCTGGCTGGAAGCCAAGTCCGAGCGCCTGGCGCAGGAATACAAGCAGCAGAGCGCCCACGAGAAGGCCATGAAAGAGGAACTGGAGTGGGTGCGCAAAGGCGCCAAGGCCCGCCAGTCCAAGTCCAAGGCCCGTCTGCAGCGCTTCGAAGAAATGCAGTCGCAGGAATTCCAGAAGCGCAGCGAAACCAACGAGATCTACATCCCGGCCGGTCCGCGCCTGGGCGACAAGGTCATCGAGTTCAAGAACGTCACCAAGGGCTACGGCGACCGCGTGCTGATCGACAACCTGTCGTTCTCCATGCCTAAAGGCGCCATCGTCGGCGTGATCGGTGGTAACGGTGCCGGTAAGTCGACCCTGTTCCGCATGCTGATGGGCAAGGAACAGCCGGACTCGGGCACTATCGAGATCGGTGAAACCGTGCAGCTGGCCTGCGTCGATCAGAGCCGCGAGGACCTGGACGGTAGCAAGACCGTGTTCCAGCAGATTTCCGATGGTTCCGACATGATCCGCATCGGCAACTACGAGATCCCTTCGCGTACCTACGTGGGCCGCTTCAACTTCAAGGGTGGCGACCAGCAGAAGTTCGTCAAGGATCTGTCCGGTGGTGAGCGTGGCCGTCTGCACCTGGCCCTGACCCTGAAGGAGGGCGGTAACGTCCTGCTGCTCGACGAACCGTCCAACGACCTCGACGTCGAAACCCTGCGTTCGCTGGAAGAAGCCCTGCTGGACTTCCCGGGCGCGGCGATCGTGATCTCCCACGACCGTTGGTTCCTGGACCGTGTGGCTACCCACATCCTGGCGTACGAAGACGACTCGAACGTGGTGTTCTTCGAGGGTAACTACACCGAGTACGAAGCCGACCGCAAGAAGCGCCTGGGTGATGCTGCTGCCCAGCCGCACCGTGTACGGCACAAGAAGCTGGCCCAGTAA
- the gdhA gene encoding NADP-specific glutamate dehydrogenase: MIESVDNFLARLKQRDPGQPEFHQAVEEVLRSLWPFLEANPHYLQAGILERMVEPERAVLFRVSWVDDQGKVQVNRGYRIQMSSAIGPYKGGLRFHPSVNLGVLKFLAFEQVFKNSLTSLPMGGGKGGSDFDPKGKSDAEVMRFCQAFMSELYRHIGADLDVPAGDIGVGAREIGFMFGQYKRLANQFTSVLTGKGMTYGGSLIRPEATGYGCVYFAEEMLKRQDKRIDGCRVAISGSGNVAQYAARKVMDLGGKVISLSDSEGTLYAEAGLTDAQWDAVMALKNVKRGRISELAAQFGLEFRKGQTPWSLPCDIALPCATQNELGAEDARILLRNGCICVAEGANMPTTLEAVDIFLEAGILYAPGKASNAGGVAVSGLEMSQNAMRLLWTAGEVDSKLHNIMQSIHHACVHYGEEADGSINYVKGANIAGFVKVADAMLAQGVV; encoded by the coding sequence ATGATCGAATCTGTCGACAATTTCCTCGCGCGCCTGAAACAACGCGACCCGGGCCAACCTGAATTCCACCAGGCGGTGGAAGAAGTGTTGCGCAGCCTGTGGCCGTTCCTGGAGGCCAACCCGCATTACCTGCAGGCCGGCATCCTGGAGCGCATGGTCGAGCCCGAGCGTGCCGTGCTGTTCCGCGTATCCTGGGTCGATGACCAGGGCAAGGTGCAGGTCAACCGCGGCTACCGCATCCAGATGAGCAGCGCCATCGGCCCGTACAAGGGCGGCCTGCGCTTCCACCCGTCGGTCAACCTGGGCGTGCTCAAGTTCCTGGCCTTCGAGCAGGTATTCAAGAACTCCCTCACCTCGCTGCCCATGGGCGGCGGCAAAGGCGGCTCGGACTTCGACCCCAAAGGCAAGAGCGACGCCGAAGTGATGCGCTTCTGCCAGGCGTTCATGAGCGAGCTGTACCGCCACATTGGCGCTGACCTGGACGTTCCGGCGGGCGACATCGGCGTGGGTGCCCGCGAAATCGGCTTCATGTTCGGCCAGTACAAGCGCCTGGCCAACCAGTTCACTTCGGTGCTGACCGGCAAGGGCATGACCTACGGCGGCAGCCTGATCCGCCCGGAAGCCACCGGCTACGGCTGCGTGTATTTCGCCGAAGAAATGCTCAAGCGCCAGGACAAGCGTATCGATGGCTGCCGCGTGGCGATTTCCGGCTCGGGTAACGTGGCCCAGTATGCCGCGCGCAAGGTAATGGACCTGGGCGGCAAGGTGATTTCGCTGTCCGACTCCGAAGGCACCCTGTACGCCGAAGCCGGCCTGACCGATGCCCAGTGGGATGCGGTGATGGCGCTGAAGAACGTCAAGCGTGGCCGCATCAGCGAACTGGCCGCGCAGTTCGGCCTGGAGTTCCGCAAGGGCCAGACTCCGTGGAGCCTGCCGTGCGACATCGCCCTGCCGTGTGCCACGCAGAACGAACTGGGCGCCGAAGACGCCCGCATCCTGCTGCGCAATGGCTGCATCTGCGTGGCCGAAGGCGCCAACATGCCGACCACCCTGGAGGCTGTGGATATCTTCCTGGAGGCCGGCATCCTATACGCCCCGGGCAAGGCCTCCAACGCCGGCGGCGTGGCCGTGTCGGGCCTGGAAATGTCGCAGAACGCCATGCGCCTGCTGTGGACTGCCGGTGAGGTGGACAGCAAGCTGCACAACATCATGCAGTCGATTCACCATGCTTGCGTGCATTACGGTGAAGAGGCGGATGGCAGCATCAACTACGTCAAAGGTGCGAACATCGCGGGCTTCGTGAAAGTGGCTGATGCGATGCTGGCGCAGGGCGTCGTTTGA
- a CDS encoding GreA/GreB family elongation factor, whose protein sequence is MSRAFVNEDQAAAQADQPVERRVSAQPNYLTASGLRQLQERVAELNALRSELQAQGERGDKQRLADTERDLRYFSARVQSAQVVPAATSRSKVQIGSRVRFVDAQEQEHVVRLVGEDEADAGRGLINWGSPLGRALLGAGPGDEVVWRRPVGEQVIEVVEVMGED, encoded by the coding sequence ATGAGCCGAGCATTCGTCAACGAAGACCAGGCCGCTGCCCAGGCTGATCAGCCGGTCGAGCGAAGGGTCAGCGCGCAACCCAACTACCTCACCGCCAGTGGCTTGCGCCAGCTGCAGGAGCGCGTGGCCGAACTCAATGCCCTGCGCAGCGAACTACAGGCCCAGGGCGAGCGTGGCGACAAGCAGCGGCTGGCGGATACCGAACGGGACCTGCGCTACTTCAGCGCGCGGGTACAGAGTGCCCAGGTGGTGCCCGCGGCGACTTCGCGCAGCAAGGTGCAGATTGGTAGCCGGGTGCGGTTTGTCGATGCCCAGGAGCAGGAACATGTGGTGCGGCTGGTGGGTGAGGATGAGGCGGATGCCGGGCGGGGGTTGATCAACTGGGGTTCGCCGCTGGGGCGGGCTTTGCTCGGGGCGGGGCCGGGGGATGAGGTGGTCTGGCGGCGGCCGGTGGGGGAGCAGGTGATCGAAGTGGTTGAGGTTATGGGTGAAGATTGA
- a CDS encoding DUF4105 domain-containing protein, with the protein MLKRFVSLALCACAPVHAAPMLDPGRVQQLANTPYWIALGHYETAKLGGWRSYVDDDAFFLAEDGAHHPDQELQATVEALYAPANLGDKHAQCVFPARTRWLREQLDLQDLPQPDCQEFTTWYQSIDPHSAALIFPAAYLNSPSSMFGHTLLRIDQSNTRRDDTTLLSYAINFGAYIEGSDNSILYAWKGLMGGYPGLFALMPYQEKLSEYRSLENRDLWEYQLDLTPEETGRMVEHVWELKQIQFDYFFFDENCSYRLLELLQVARPSLDLTSQFPLTAIPTDTVKAVKQSGLVASETYRPSRERELLARAEPLDHGEKRQVLAVSADTAQLQSPEFKALPRQRQALVQDAAYRLERYRANGQERDPGQARRSFELLRAINSNPPPPLQIERPGLPEDGHDSRTWQLGVGTREDRAYAEYGLRMAYHDLNDNAYGFPLGAQIEILQLKLRQYEGNDWQVQRLDLATIRSLTPRNELLKPWSWQVAGGLERVPGKHDDEVLVSHVNGGAGGTWQLADGLLGFALGTVRVEHHNDFAQFIAPAAGFNGGLLWRNGLGNMTLEAKGDYFANGEVRRSVSLNQQWEISQNLGVRLSASREFSHLATAQNEVMLELKWYHY; encoded by the coding sequence ATGCTCAAACGCTTCGTATCCCTGGCGCTGTGTGCCTGCGCCCCTGTTCATGCCGCGCCCATGCTGGACCCTGGCCGTGTCCAGCAACTGGCCAACACCCCTTACTGGATAGCCTTGGGCCATTACGAAACCGCCAAGCTGGGTGGCTGGCGCAGCTATGTGGACGATGATGCGTTCTTCCTCGCCGAGGACGGCGCGCACCACCCCGACCAGGAGCTGCAAGCCACGGTCGAAGCGCTGTACGCCCCGGCCAACCTCGGCGACAAGCATGCCCAGTGCGTGTTCCCGGCGCGCACCCGCTGGCTGCGCGAACAGCTCGACCTGCAAGATTTGCCGCAACCGGACTGCCAGGAGTTCACCACCTGGTACCAGTCGATCGACCCGCACAGTGCGGCGCTGATCTTCCCGGCGGCCTACCTGAACAGCCCGTCATCGATGTTCGGCCACACCTTGCTGCGCATCGACCAGTCCAACACCCGCCGTGACGACACCACGCTGCTGAGTTACGCGATCAACTTCGGCGCCTACATCGAAGGCAGCGACAACAGCATCCTGTATGCCTGGAAAGGCCTGATGGGCGGCTACCCTGGCCTGTTCGCGCTGATGCCCTACCAGGAGAAACTGTCCGAATACCGCAGCCTGGAAAACCGCGACCTGTGGGAGTACCAGCTGGACCTGACCCCGGAAGAAACCGGGCGCATGGTCGAACATGTGTGGGAGTTGAAGCAGATCCAGTTCGACTACTTCTTCTTCGACGAAAACTGCTCGTACCGTCTGCTGGAACTGTTGCAGGTGGCCCGCCCGAGCCTGGACCTGACCTCGCAGTTCCCGCTGACCGCCATTCCGACCGACACGGTCAAGGCCGTGAAGCAGTCCGGCCTGGTCGCCAGCGAAACGTACCGCCCCTCGCGCGAACGCGAACTGCTGGCCCGGGCCGAGCCGCTCGATCATGGCGAAAAGCGCCAGGTGCTGGCGGTAAGTGCCGACACCGCACAACTGCAAAGCCCCGAATTCAAGGCCCTCCCCCGCCAGCGCCAGGCGCTGGTGCAGGATGCCGCGTACCGCCTGGAGCGCTACCGCGCCAATGGCCAGGAGCGCGACCCTGGGCAGGCCAGGCGCAGCTTCGAACTGTTGCGGGCAATCAACAGCAACCCGCCACCGCCGCTGCAGATCGAGCGCCCAGGCCTGCCCGAGGACGGCCATGATTCGCGCACCTGGCAGCTGGGCGTGGGCACCCGCGAAGACCGTGCCTATGCCGAGTACGGCCTGCGCATGGCCTATCACGACCTGAATGACAACGCCTATGGCTTCCCGCTGGGGGCGCAAATCGAGATCCTGCAGTTGAAGCTGCGCCAGTACGAAGGCAATGACTGGCAGGTGCAGCGCCTGGACCTGGCCACCATCCGCTCGCTGACGCCGCGCAACGAGTTGCTCAAGCCTTGGTCGTGGCAGGTGGCCGGCGGGCTGGAGCGGGTGCCGGGCAAGCATGATGACGAGGTGCTGGTGAGCCATGTGAACGGCGGGGCCGGCGGCACCTGGCAACTGGCCGACGGCTTGCTGGGCTTTGCCCTGGGTACGGTGCGGGTCGAGCACCACAATGATTTCGCCCAGTTCATCGCCCCGGCGGCGGGTTTCAATGGCGGGCTGCTCTGGCGCAACGGGTTGGGCAACATGACGCTTGAGGCCAAGGGCGATTACTTCGCCAACGGCGAGGTGCGGCGCAGCGTGAGCCTGAACCAGCAGTGGGAGATCAGCCAGAACCTGGGGGTGCGGTTGAGTGCTTCGCGGGAGTTCAGCCACCTGGCTACGGCGCAGAACGAGGTGATGCTTGAGCTGAAGTGGTACCACTACTGA
- a CDS encoding DUF3015 domain-containing protein has product MKRILLGTLFTVASLNAMAEAPGGPNCGWGNMLFEGQRGTPAHFLASTTNGTSGNATFGMTSGTNGCSTKASLTYGGKSWFAMNGMMNELSEDMAMGQGEALTTYAVVLGVAPEDRGYFASVTHQHFNQIFSSADVTAETVHSNTLAVLKNDPRLAKYATEA; this is encoded by the coding sequence ATGAAACGGATTCTTCTGGGTACTCTGTTCACCGTCGCCTCACTCAACGCCATGGCCGAAGCGCCAGGCGGCCCGAACTGCGGCTGGGGCAACATGCTGTTCGAAGGCCAGCGCGGCACGCCGGCACACTTCCTGGCTTCCACCACCAACGGCACCTCCGGTAACGCCACCTTCGGCATGACCTCCGGTACCAACGGCTGCTCCACCAAGGCATCACTGACCTACGGTGGCAAGTCCTGGTTCGCCATGAACGGCATGATGAATGAACTGTCCGAAGACATGGCCATGGGCCAGGGCGAAGCGCTAACCACCTATGCCGTGGTCCTCGGCGTGGCTCCGGAAGACCGTGGCTACTTCGCATCGGTCACCCACCAGCACTTCAACCAGATCTTCAGCAGCGCCGATGTCACTGCAGAAACCGTCCACAGCAACACCCTGGCCGTTCTGAAGAACGACCCACGCCTGGCCAAATACGCAACCGAGGCCTGA
- a CDS encoding AAA family ATPase — translation MPDPVAARLRLAPEALTRRFSPEQFAFTNTDDLEPFRGVLGQERAVEALQFGVAMPRPGYNVYVMGEPGTGRFSFVKRYLKAEGKRQQTPADWVYVNHFDDTREPRALELPSGSAGAFIADMNGLIDNLLSTFPAVFEHPSYQQKKGAIDRAFNQRYDRALDVIERASLEKDVALYRDASNVAFTPMADGKALDEAEFAQLPEEVREQFHEDIALLEERLNEELASLPQWKRESNNQLRQLNEETITLALQPLLAPLSEKYAENAAVCAYLQSVQLNLLRTVVEQLVDDSKTDAAARKLLEEQYAPSLVVGHHADGGAPVVFEPHPTYDNLFGRIEYSTDQGALYTSYRQLRPGALHRANGGFLILEAEKMLGEPFVWDALKRALQSRKLKMESPLGELGRVATVSLTPQMIPLNIKLVIIGSRQLYYALQDHDPDFQEMFRVLVDFDEDMPMVDENLEQFAQLLRTRTNEEGMAPLTSDAVARLATYSARLAENQSRLSARIGDLFQLVSEADFIRQLANDEMTDAGHIERALKAKATRTGRVSQRVLDDMLAGIILIDTEGAAIGKCNGLTVLEVGDSAFGMPARISATVYPGGSGIVDIEREVNLGQPIHSKGVMILTGYLGSRYAQEFPLAISASIALEQSYGYVDGDSASLGEACTLISALSRTPLKQCFAITGSINQFGEVQAVGGVNEKIEGFFRLCEARGLTGEQGVIIPRANVATLMLDERVLQAVENGMFHVYAVSQADEALSLLVGEEAGVLDDKGQFTEGSVNARVVERLREIAEMISEEEIEKAEKERLEEVIAQAKPV, via the coding sequence ATGCCCGATCCTGTCGCTGCGCGCCTGCGTCTCGCGCCCGAAGCCCTGACCCGGCGTTTCTCACCCGAGCAGTTTGCCTTTACCAATACCGACGATCTGGAGCCGTTTCGCGGAGTCCTGGGCCAGGAGCGTGCTGTCGAGGCCCTGCAGTTTGGCGTGGCCATGCCGCGCCCTGGTTACAACGTGTACGTAATGGGCGAGCCCGGCACCGGCCGCTTTTCGTTCGTCAAGCGCTACCTCAAGGCCGAGGGCAAGCGCCAGCAGACCCCCGCCGACTGGGTCTACGTCAACCACTTCGATGACACCCGTGAGCCCCGCGCACTGGAATTGCCATCCGGCAGCGCCGGGGCATTCATCGCCGACATGAACGGGCTGATCGACAACCTGTTGTCGACCTTCCCGGCGGTGTTCGAGCACCCGTCGTACCAGCAGAAAAAGGGCGCTATCGACCGCGCCTTCAACCAGCGTTACGACCGCGCCCTGGATGTGATCGAGCGCGCCTCGCTGGAAAAGGACGTGGCCCTGTACCGCGACGCCAGCAACGTCGCCTTCACCCCGATGGCCGACGGCAAGGCACTGGATGAAGCCGAGTTCGCCCAGTTGCCGGAAGAGGTGCGCGAGCAGTTCCACGAGGATATCGCCCTGCTCGAGGAGCGCCTGAACGAAGAACTGGCCAGCCTGCCGCAATGGAAACGCGAGTCGAACAACCAGCTGCGCCAGCTCAACGAAGAAACCATCACCCTGGCCCTGCAGCCATTGCTGGCGCCGTTGTCGGAAAAATACGCCGAGAACGCTGCGGTCTGCGCCTACCTGCAGTCGGTACAGCTGAACCTGCTGCGTACCGTGGTCGAGCAACTGGTCGATGACAGCAAGACCGACGCCGCCGCGCGCAAACTGCTGGAAGAGCAGTACGCCCCCAGCCTGGTGGTCGGCCACCACGCCGACGGCGGTGCGCCGGTGGTGTTCGAGCCGCACCCGACCTACGACAACCTGTTTGGCCGTATCGAATACAGCACCGACCAGGGTGCGCTGTACACCTCGTACCGCCAGCTGCGCCCCGGTGCGCTGCACCGGGCCAACGGCGGCTTCCTGATTCTGGAAGCCGAGAAGATGCTGGGCGAGCCGTTCGTCTGGGACGCGCTCAAGCGTGCCCTGCAGTCGCGCAAGTTGAAGATGGAATCGCCACTGGGCGAGCTCGGCCGGGTGGCTACCGTCAGCCTGACGCCGCAGATGATCCCGCTGAACATCAAGCTGGTCATCATCGGTTCGCGCCAGCTGTACTACGCACTGCAGGACCACGACCCGGACTTCCAGGAGATGTTCCGGGTACTGGTGGACTTCGACGAAGACATGCCCATGGTCGACGAGAACCTGGAGCAGTTCGCCCAGCTGTTGCGCACCCGCACCAACGAAGAGGGCATGGCGCCGCTGACCAGTGATGCGGTGGCGCGCCTGGCCACCTACAGTGCCCGCCTGGCAGAAAACCAGTCGCGCCTGTCGGCACGTATCGGCGACCTGTTCCAGTTGGTCAGCGAAGCCGATTTCATCCGCCAGCTGGCCAATGACGAAATGACCGACGCCGGGCACATCGAGCGTGCGCTCAAGGCCAAGGCCACCCGCACCGGCCGTGTTTCGCAGCGGGTGCTGGACGACATGCTCGCCGGCATCATCCTGATCGACACCGAAGGCGCGGCCATTGGCAAGTGCAACGGCCTGACCGTGCTGGAAGTGGGTGATTCGGCGTTCGGCATGCCGGCGCGTATTTCCGCCACCGTGTACCCGGGCGGCAGCGGTATCGTCGACATCGAGCGTGAGGTCAACCTCGGCCAACCGATCCACTCCAAGGGTGTGATGATCCTCACCGGCTACCTGGGCAGCCGCTATGCCCAGGAGTTCCCGCTGGCAATCTCGGCAAGCATCGCACTGGAACAGTCCTACGGCTACGTGGACGGTGACAGCGCCTCGCTGGGCGAAGCCTGCACGCTGATCTCGGCCTTGTCGCGCACGCCGCTCAAGCAGTGCTTCGCCATCACCGGTTCGATCAACCAGTTTGGCGAAGTGCAGGCAGTGGGCGGGGTCAACGAGAAAATCGAGGGCTTCTTCCGCCTGTGCGAAGCGCGTGGCCTGACTGGCGAGCAAGGGGTGATCATCCCGCGTGCCAACGTCGCCACACTGATGCTCGACGAGCGCGTGCTGCAGGCCGTGGAGAACGGCATGTTCCACGTGTACGCGGTCAGCCAGGCCGACGAGGCGTTGAGCCTGCTGGTAGGCGAGGAGGCCGGGGTGCTGGATGACAAGGGCCAGTTCACCGAAGGCAGCGTCAACGCCCGGGTGGTGGAGCGCCTGCGCGAGATCGCCGAGATGATCAGCGAGGAGGAGATCGAGAAGGCGGAGAAAGAGCGCCTGGAAGAGGTGATTGCCCAGGCCAAGCCGGTCTGA
- a CDS encoding TIGR00645 family protein, giving the protein MERILENAMYASRWLLAPIYFGLSLGLLALALKFFQEVVHVLPNVFALSEADLILVILSLIDMSLVGGLLVMVMISGYENFVSQLDIDESKEKLNWLGKMDSSSLKMKVAASIVAISSIHLLRVFMDAQNISTDYLMWYVIIHMTFVVSAFCMGYLDKLTKH; this is encoded by the coding sequence ATGGAACGTATCCTCGAAAATGCGATGTATGCCTCGCGCTGGCTGCTCGCCCCCATCTACTTCGGCCTGTCCCTCGGCTTGCTGGCCCTGGCGCTGAAATTCTTCCAGGAAGTGGTCCACGTCCTGCCCAACGTCTTCGCCCTCAGCGAAGCCGACCTGATCCTGGTGATCCTGTCGCTGATCGACATGTCGCTGGTGGGTGGCCTGCTGGTGATGGTGATGATCTCCGGCTACGAGAACTTCGTCTCGCAACTGGACATCGACGAGAGCAAGGAAAAACTCAACTGGCTGGGCAAGATGGATTCTTCGTCGCTGAAGATGAAGGTTGCCGCTTCGATCGTGGCCATTTCGTCCATCCACCTGCTGCGGGTGTTCATGGATGCACAGAACATCTCCACCGATTACCTGATGTGGTACGTGATCATCCACATGACCTTCGTGGTCTCGGCATTCTGCATGGGCTACCTGGACAAGCTGACCAAGCACTGA
- a CDS encoding DUF6482 family protein has translation MNLHQLNTEARAGHVDELNLIAIEGGDYLLEARIKGHAHPLSDSRGERLRVHSVEDARKLLQTISMVSMNLVHWSVQDEMCGMGTHPEEDLKVPISQRSAW, from the coding sequence ATGAACCTGCATCAGCTCAACACCGAGGCCAGGGCTGGCCATGTCGACGAACTGAACCTGATCGCCATCGAAGGTGGTGACTACCTCCTCGAGGCCCGGATCAAGGGCCACGCCCACCCACTCTCAGACTCCCGTGGCGAACGCTTGCGCGTGCACTCGGTGGAGGATGCGCGCAAGTTGCTGCAAACCATCTCCATGGTCTCGATGAACCTGGTGCATTGGTCGGTGCAGGACGAAATGTGCGGTATGGGCACGCACCCGGAAGAAGACTTGAAGGTGCCGATTTCCCAGCGCTCGGCCTGGTAG
- a CDS encoding FKBP-type peptidyl-prolyl cis-trans isomerase, which yields MSELNLSTDETRVSYGIGRQLGGQLRDNPPPGVSLEAILAGLTDAFNGADSRVSEADLSASFKVIRDVMQAEAAAKAEAAAAAGKAFLVENAKRDGITTLASGLQFEVLTAGEGAKPTREDNVRTHYHGTLIDGTVFDSSYDRGQPAEFPVGGVIAGWTEALQLMNAGSKWRLYVPSELAYGAQGVGSIPPHSVLVFDVELLDVL from the coding sequence ATGTCCGAACTCAACCTGTCCACCGACGAAACTCGCGTCAGCTACGGCATCGGCCGTCAGCTGGGCGGCCAGCTGCGCGACAACCCGCCACCAGGCGTCAGCCTGGAAGCTATCCTGGCCGGCCTGACCGACGCCTTCAACGGCGCCGACAGCCGCGTCAGCGAAGCCGACCTGTCGGCCAGCTTCAAGGTCATCCGCGACGTGATGCAAGCCGAAGCAGCTGCCAAGGCTGAAGCCGCTGCAGCCGCTGGCAAGGCATTCCTGGTCGAGAACGCCAAGCGTGACGGCATCACCACCCTGGCTTCGGGCCTGCAGTTCGAAGTACTGACCGCAGGTGAAGGCGCTAAGCCGACCCGCGAAGACAACGTGCGCACCCACTACCACGGCACCCTGATCGACGGCACTGTGTTCGACAGCTCCTACGACCGTGGTCAGCCGGCTGAATTCCCGGTAGGTGGTGTGATCGCTGGCTGGACCGAAGCCCTGCAGCTGATGAACGCTGGCAGCAAATGGCGCCTGTACGTGCCGAGCGAGCTGGCCTACGGCGCCCAAGGCGTCGGCAGCATCCCGCCGCACAGCGTGCTGGTGTTCGACGTCGAGCTGCTCGACGTTCTGTAA
- a CDS encoding zinc ribbon domain-containing protein YjdM produces MSTLPPCPKCNSEYTYEDGTQLICPECAHEWSASGDAEAASDAVVKKDSVGNILQDGDTVTVIKDLKVKGSSLVVKVGTKVKNIRLCDGDHDIDCKIDGIGAMKLKSEFVRKV; encoded by the coding sequence GTGAGCACTCTGCCACCCTGCCCGAAATGCAACTCCGAATACACCTATGAGGATGGCACTCAGCTGATCTGCCCTGAATGCGCCCACGAGTGGTCGGCCAGCGGCGACGCCGAAGCGGCCAGCGACGCGGTGGTGAAGAAGGACTCGGTCGGCAACATCCTGCAGGATGGCGACACCGTCACCGTGATCAAGGACCTCAAGGTCAAGGGCTCCTCCCTGGTGGTAAAGGTCGGCACCAAGGTCAAGAACATCCGCCTGTGCGACGGCGACCACGATATCGACTGCAAGATCGACGGCATCGGCGCCATGAAGCTGAAGTCCGAATTCGTACGCAAGGTCTGA